A genomic window from Glycine max cultivar Williams 82 chromosome 17, Glycine_max_v4.0, whole genome shotgun sequence includes:
- the LOC100802502 gene encoding myosin-15, which produces MNLRHGSKVWLEDRDSAWLAAEVLDSDGNRFLLVTDSGMKLFASPEKLFPRDADEEEHGGFEDMTRLAYLNEPGVLFNLRRRYALNDIYTYTGSILIAVNPFTQLPHLYDSHMMEQYKGAPLGELSPHVFAIADASYSILPLLVDVLLLMIEQLNSKFLNHFGKFVEIQFDSNGRISGAAIRTYLLERSRVVQIMDPERNYHCFYQLCACERDAEKYKLGHPSHFHYLNQSKIYELDGVSNAEENLKTRRAMDIVGISHEDQEAIFRVLAEILHLGNIEFSPGKEHDSSGVKDEKSRFHMQMAADLFMPVGGCPRLGHLFGDIKLQLWQYNAFGGVDKQKESYVDLNKRQTKLVPSVSNEEAKKVEISKLQKMLEALNLELDAAKLAKINECNKNAVLQNQFELSVKEKSALKRELVAVDELRKENAQLKVPLDAFEKKCTTLELELMNAQKGRDETMEKLRESEQKCSQLEQNEKRLEEKLLNLEDENHVLRQKALSTPLKSNRPGFAKSISEKYSSAIASRTERKTIFESPTPTKLIAPFTLSLPDSRRSNKLTAERQQVDPVAPMFCLKSYTFSFGHPAISGE; this is translated from the exons ATGAATCTGCGCCACGGCTCCAAGGTTTGGCTCGAGGACCGCGATTCGGCATGGCTCGCCGCCGAAGTGCTCGATTCTGACGGTAATCGCTTCTTGCTCGTCACCGATTCCGGCATGAAG CTTTTTGCTTCGCCGGAGAAGCTGTTTCCGAGGGATGCGGATGAAGAGGAGCACGGGGGATTTGAAGATATGACGAGGTTGGCGTACTTGAACGAGCCGGGAGTGTTGTTCAATCTTCGGAGAAGATATGCGCTCAATGATATTTAC ACATATACAGGGAGCATTTTAATAGCTGTTAATCCCTTCACGCAGCTTCCTCATTTATATGATTCCCATATGATGGAGCAATATAAGGGAGCTCCATTGGGTGAGCTTAGCCCTCATGTTTTTGCCATTGCTGATGCATCTTATAG TATCTTACCTTTGTTGGTGGACGTGCTGCTGTTGATGATAGAACAGTTGAACAGCAAGTTCTTGAA TCATTTTGGGAAGTTTGTTGAAATTCAGTTTGATTCAAATGGTAGAATATCTGGAGCTGCAATTAGAACTTACCTACTGGAAAGATCACGTGTAGTGCAGATAATGGATCCAGAGAGAAATTATCACTGCTTTTATCAGTTGTGTGCATGTGAAAGG GATGCAGAGAAGTATAAGTTAGGACATCCAAGTCACTTCCACTATCTAAATCAAAGTAAAATCTATGAATTAGATGGTGTAAGCAATGCTGAAGAAAACCTGAAGACCAGAAGGGCAATGGATATTGTTGGCATCAGTCACGAGGATCAG GAAGCCATATTTCGTGTCTTAGCGGAAATTTTACATTTGGGAAACATTGAATTTTCACCTGGAAAAGAGCATGACTCATCGGGAGTAAAGGATGAAAAATCAAGATTTCATATGCAGATGGCTGCTGATCTTTTCAT GCCTGTTGGAGGATGTCCAAGGTTAGGTCATCTTTTTGGCGACATCAAGCTTCAATTGTGGCAATACAATGCCTTTGGCGGTGTAGACAAGCAAAAAGAGAGCTATGTAGACTTAAAcaa GAGGCAAACGAAGCTGGTGCCCTCT GTTTCTAATGAAGAGGCTAAGAAAGTAGAGATTTCCAAACTTCAAAAGATGTTAGAAGCTCTGAATCTTGAATTGGATGCAGCTAAATTGGCAAAAATTAATGAGTGCAACAAGAATGCTGTTCtgcaaaatcaatttgaattgTCAGTAAAGGAAAAGTCTGCTTTAAAAAGAGAGCTAGTTGCAGTGGATGAATTACGAAAGGAAAATGCTCAATTAAAG GTTCCATTGGATGCATTTGAAAAGAAGTGCACAACCTTAGAGCTTGAGCTTATGAATGCTCAAAAAGGCCGGGATGAAACCATGGAGAAACTGAGAGAGTCTGAACAGAAGTGCTCTCAACTTGAGCAAAATGAGAAAAG GCTTGAGGAAAAGCTATTGAATTTAGAGGATGAAAATCATGTTCTTCGTCAGAAAGCCTTAAGTACCCCTCTTAAGAGTAACCGTCCAGGTTTTGCCAAGTCAATATCAGAA AAATACTCAAGTGCAATTGCCTCCCGCACTGAACGAAAGACCATATTT GAGTCACCCACACCCACAAAACTTATTGCCCCTTTTACACTAAGCTTGCCAGACTCTCGTCGATCTAATAAGTTAACAGCAGAGAGGCAGCAGGTAGATCCTGTTGCACCTATGTTCTGTCTTAAATCCTACACCTTTAGTTTTGGGCATCCTGCTATTTCAGGTGAATGA